AATCGGATGCATGCGTCGGTAGCACGGGGTGACCCCGGCCACCTCATCGTTCGCATTAGTCCGAATGTCGGAGATACGTATAAGGCCTACGAACCGGACTCGAAATGGGTCCGGTGTAGACGTCTCCTGGTTGGATGAGGGCGTCAATCAGTGGTTCCGGGTCAGGCCCGGACCACCTCACGTCGTCTGCATTCCATTCGATGGGTGGGTTACGTAAAAGGCCGTCGAACCACCACCCTCTCCGGGACGCCGCGGCATGGCGATTTGTACCGTGGTGCAGGGGTGGGGGTGGTGTCGTTGTGACTGTGGAGTTCGGTCTGTGAGAAGCGTGTCGCGCGGGCGGAGGCCGGCTCGTCATCCCGACGCGTCGTGCGTGTGGTCGAGCCGGGTGGTACCCGCGCAGCGTGACGTAGCGGGGGCTGCGTGAAAAGTGCGTCTGCTCGGCTCGGCGGCGGCACACGTGCGCGCGAGAATAACGTAGTCAGTTCGGGCTACGACTGGAGGTGCTCGATTCCCTTCTTGGAGACGTTCGCTTCGGTGATGTTCCCGGGCATCCAGTCGGGCTTGTCGTCGGGTGAGTCCGATTTCCAGGCCCAGGCGTCGTAGATGTGTACTTTGTCGGTCCCTTTCTCGCGGAGGCGGATCTCGTGGTGTTTCGCTTGTTGTTCGGTTTTCGCGACGTCTTCGAGGCGGCGCGCTGCTTTGAGTGCGGCCTGTCGGGGTGTGTTCCCGCTGAAGACGCTCGTCTCGTTCCCGTCGACATCTCGGAGCGCGAAGTTGCGCTTCCCATCCTCTCGTGCCATGGTTACGTCCATGCGAAAGGAACACACAGTGTGTGATAAACATATCGGCGATATCGGCTGGTTTTCGGTGGTTTTCCCCGTGTTTCGCCGGGCGGGTGCGTAGATGGGTACGCGAGGAAGATGTGCCGGTAGACGCGTCGACTGCGCGGTGACGGGCCGTAGTGGCGGCGAGGCGGCCGGCGGTCGGAAGGGCTTAAGTACGTCCTACGGTGAAGGTTCACGTAGGATAGCTCGATGGTTCGCAAGAAGAAGCTCAGCCCGAGTGGCGCGAAAGGCGAGGACGGCGAGTATCACAACGCCCACGTGAACCTCCACGAGGACGAACTCGCGGTCGCCGGGCTCGAGATCGGCGACGAAGTGTTCGTGCGCGTCCGCGAGGACAAGATCATCATTCAGAAGGCCGACCCGGACGAGGTCGAACACGATTTCTAGGGGATGTACGACGCCCTCAAGCCGCTGCTCTTTCGGCTGCCGGCGGAGACGGCGCACGAGGGAGTGAAAGAGCTGTTGCGGACGGTGCAGGCGACGCCGGCGCTCGGCGTGCTCGACCGCGTCTACGGCGTGGAGAACGAGCGGTTGGGCGTCGAGGCGTTCGGGCAGTCGTTCCCGAATCCCGTCGGTGTGGCCGCGGGGTTCGATAAGAACGCGGAGGTGCCGCGTGCGCTCGCGGCGCTCGGATTCGGCCACCTGGAGGTCGGTGGTGTGACGGCGGAAGCCCAGGAGGGCAACCCGCGCCCGCGGATGTTCCGGCTCCCGGAGGACGAGGCCGTCGTCAATCGGATGGGGTTCAACAACGACGGCGCGGACGTCGTCGGGCGGCGACTCCACGAGAAGCCGTTGCCGGACGTGCCGGTGGGCGTGAACATCGGGAAGTCGAAGTCGGCGAGTCCGGAGGACGCGCCGGAGGACTACGCGTACACGTACGAGCGCGTCGCGGGTGCGGGCGATTTCTACGTGGTGAACGTCTCCAGTCCGAACACGCCGGGGCTGCGCGATTTACAGAACCGCGAGGGCTTAGAGCGGATTCTCGCGCGACTGCTGGACGCGGGCGCAGCGCCCCTGCTCGTGAAGCTCTCGCCGGACTTGAGCGAGGGGGCGACGGCGGACGCGGTCGACCTCGCGGAGGACCTCGGCCTCGACGGTATCGTGGCGGTGAACACGACGACGGACCGGCCGGACTCCCTGCGAGGCGAGCACCGCGACGAGACCGGCGGGCTCTCGGGGCAGCCGCTGCGTGACCGCGCAACGGAACGGGTTCGGTTCGTGGCGTCCCGCACCGACCTGCCCGTGGTCGGCGTCGGCGGCGTGGCGTCGGCGGCGGACGCGTACACGAAGATCCGTGCGGGCGCGAGCGTCGTCCAGCTCTACACGGGCCTCGTCTACGAGGGGCCGTCGCTCGCGCACGACATCAACGAGGGCCTCCTCACGCTCCTCGACCGCGACGGCTTCGATAGCGTCGAGGATGCCGTCGGCGCGGACCTCTGACTCACGAGTCGGGAGTTCGGAGCCATCGTCGTTCGCCTCCTCGCCGAAGCCGCTCGTTTTCTCGAAGTCACGACAGCCGTAGACGCGAGAAGAGAAAGAAGGGAGAGCGGGGTCGGTTACTTCAGCGCGTCGAGGCGGAACTCGAAGGCGGCGACGGGGAGTTCGAGGTCGTGGTCGACGAGGACGCGCGGGCGGAGTTCGCCGATGACACCCACTGGTTCGCCGTCGATTTCGACTGCCGCCGTGCGGCCGTCGATGAACGAGGGGTGGTCGGTCGGCGGGGTTTCGAGGTCGACGTCGAAGTGCCGGCAGAGCGCCTGGAGGCGGGCTTTGGCGTCCTCGTAGGAGGCGTCGTGGCGGGCGACGGCGGCGGCGACCGTGCGGAACTCGTGGTAGCCGGTGTTCTCGGTGTCGTCGCGGTGGGCGGCGAACCCGATTTCGGCGAGGTCCTGTGGGTACGCGCGGTGCGTGTTGTTCTCGAGGACTTGCGCGATGCCGGGGAGCGCCCACGTGCGGAGGATGTCGAAGTCCTCGCTGTAGGGTTCGGTGATGACGGCGGGTTTCCCGCCGCCGTAGACGTCGCTTCCGGGGTCGACGCCCATCCGGTCGAAGTTCTGCGCCTCGCTCGTGAGGTGGAAGTTCAGGAGGTCCTGGAAGCCGAGGCCGGTGAGCACCCCGCGGACGGCGCGTTCGAGTTCGTTGCGCTCCGTGCGTTCGCCGACGGTGGCGACGTCGGGGTAGCGGGGGACGAGGTTGTTGAAGCCGTGCGCGCGCCCGACGTCGTCGACGAGGTCGACGGGGTGGAGGACGTCGACGCGGTAGGGCGGAATCTCGACTTCGTACTCGGTGTCGTCGCCCCAGGGTTCGGGGGTGGCGTCGAGGCCGGCGCGTTCGAAGTAGTCGAGCACCCGGTCTTCGTCGAGGTCGACGCCGAGCGTGGATTCGATGTCGCTGTGGAGGACGTACTTCTCGTCGACGTCGAAGTC
This sequence is a window from Halocalculus aciditolerans. Protein-coding genes within it:
- a CDS encoding AbrB/MazE/SpoVT family DNA-binding domain-containing protein, which produces MVRKKKLSPSGAKGEDGEYHNAHVNLHEDELAVAGLEIGDEVFVRVREDKIIIQKADPDEVEHDF
- a CDS encoding non-histone chromosomal MC1 family protein; this encodes MAREDGKRNFALRDVDGNETSVFSGNTPRQAALKAARRLEDVAKTEQQAKHHEIRLREKGTDKVHIYDAWAWKSDSPDDKPDWMPGNITEANVSKKGIEHLQS
- the pheT gene encoding phenylalanine--tRNA ligase subunit beta yields the protein MPVVDVDPDELRRLTGHDEKSTDELKDDLFALGLEYEGETEEGELQLEFAPDRLDRLSVEGVARSLRYQYGDDRGVYVPSTNDADWTIDVDSSVPDERPYVTGAVVRGVDLDEAALDSLIQLQEKLHATMGRKRAKGAIGIHDLTMLKGRPATEAGETANSIRYTGIDPAGDEFVPLDADAELTPEAVLEEHPTGEKYADLLDDYERYPAIYDDIGLFSFPPVINGRRTEVSTDSRDLLIELTGTDQWTIDKMCAILCYALDARGGRIEEVRVHYDDHDLVRPDFDVDEKYVLHSDIESTLGVDLDEDRVLDYFERAGLDATPEPWGDDTEYEVEIPPYRVDVLHPVDLVDDVGRAHGFNNLVPRYPDVATVGERTERNELERAVRGVLTGLGFQDLLNFHLTSEAQNFDRMGVDPGSDVYGGGKPAVITEPYSEDFDILRTWALPGIAQVLENNTHRAYPQDLAEIGFAAHRDDTENTGYHEFRTVAAAVARHDASYEDAKARLQALCRHFDVDLETPPTDHPSFIDGRTAAVEIDGEPVGVIGELRPRVLVDHDLELPVAAFEFRLDALK
- a CDS encoding quinone-dependent dihydroorotate dehydrogenase, with the translated sequence MYDALKPLLFRLPAETAHEGVKELLRTVQATPALGVLDRVYGVENERLGVEAFGQSFPNPVGVAAGFDKNAEVPRALAALGFGHLEVGGVTAEAQEGNPRPRMFRLPEDEAVVNRMGFNNDGADVVGRRLHEKPLPDVPVGVNIGKSKSASPEDAPEDYAYTYERVAGAGDFYVVNVSSPNTPGLRDLQNREGLERILARLLDAGAAPLLVKLSPDLSEGATADAVDLAEDLGLDGIVAVNTTTDRPDSLRGEHRDETGGLSGQPLRDRATERVRFVASRTDLPVVGVGGVASAADAYTKIRAGASVVQLYTGLVYEGPSLAHDINEGLLTLLDRDGFDSVEDAVGADL